A single region of the Solwaraspora sp. WMMD406 genome encodes:
- a CDS encoding DNA-formamidopyrimidine glycosylase family protein — MPEGDTVWNTARQLRTELAGSRLTGTDFRVPTLATTDLAGWTVLDCASRGKHLLLRLAAPDGHRRLTLHSHLRMDGSWRTYRNGQRWSDQPAHLVRVVLRTARTVAVGYHLHDLALVDSAREADLTGHLGPDLLGEDWNAEEAVRRLRGQPDTSIEDALRDQRNLAGIGNVYACELLFLRGLAPGTPVAAVRDLPALVGLAHRLLRANRGRTRRSVTGLPREPTYVYGRAGRPCRRCGTPIRTSDASGRITYWCPLCQPDRGPGAARPDLRRPPAAGHPPR, encoded by the coding sequence GTGCCCGAAGGCGACACCGTGTGGAACACCGCTCGACAGCTGCGGACAGAGCTCGCCGGATCGCGGCTGACCGGGACCGACTTCCGAGTGCCGACGCTGGCCACCACGGATCTCGCCGGCTGGACCGTCCTGGACTGCGCCAGCCGGGGAAAGCACCTGCTGCTGCGCTTGGCCGCGCCCGACGGTCACCGCCGATTGACACTGCACTCCCATCTGCGGATGGACGGCAGCTGGCGAACGTACCGCAACGGGCAGCGGTGGAGCGATCAGCCGGCCCACCTCGTCAGAGTGGTGCTGCGTACGGCGCGGACCGTGGCGGTCGGCTACCACCTGCACGATCTGGCACTGGTGGACAGCGCACGGGAGGCGGACCTGACCGGGCATCTCGGACCGGATCTGCTCGGGGAGGACTGGAACGCCGAGGAGGCGGTCCGCCGACTACGGGGTCAGCCGGACACCTCGATCGAAGACGCTCTCCGCGATCAACGCAACCTGGCCGGGATCGGCAACGTGTACGCCTGCGAGCTGCTGTTCCTGCGCGGTCTCGCGCCCGGGACCCCGGTCGCCGCAGTCCGGGACCTACCGGCGTTGGTGGGGCTGGCGCACCGGCTGCTCCGGGCCAATCGGGGCCGGACCCGCCGCAGCGTGACCGGCCTTCCCCGGGAGCCGACCTACGTGTACGGCAGGGCTGGTCGGCCCTGCCGTCGATGTGGCACCCCGATCCGTACGTCCGACGCGTCCGGCCGGATCACGTACTGGTGCCCGCTCTGCCAGCCGGACCGTGGTCCTGGCGCAGCTCGGCCAGACCTGCGGCGACCCCCCGCAGCAGGTCACCCGCCTCGGTGA
- a CDS encoding PspA/IM30 family protein yields MANPFVKGWRYLMALFGAKIDEHADPKVQIQQAIEDAQRQHQALVQQAAAVIGNQRQLEMKLSRQMSEVERLQGMARQALVLADKARSAGDEAEATKYEQTAQTLATQLVSGEQSMEDLKTLHDQSLAAAAQARQAVENNQMILQQKLAERTKLLSQLEQAKMQETVAASLESMSALAAPKNTPSLDEVRDKIEQRYATAMGRAELAGNSVEGRMLEVQKSSLDLAGNSRLEQIRASMAGEKLAGQDTSPAVGSTAPTADTASVARLDQLRASMAQEKNTGDASAAS; encoded by the coding sequence ATGGCGAACCCGTTTGTCAAGGGTTGGCGCTACTTGATGGCGCTCTTTGGCGCCAAGATAGATGAGCACGCTGATCCCAAGGTGCAGATCCAGCAGGCGATCGAGGACGCACAGCGCCAACACCAGGCACTCGTCCAGCAGGCCGCCGCCGTGATCGGCAACCAGCGTCAGCTGGAGATGAAGCTGTCCCGGCAGATGAGCGAGGTCGAGCGGCTGCAGGGCATGGCCCGCCAGGCGCTGGTGCTGGCGGACAAGGCCCGTTCCGCCGGTGACGAGGCAGAGGCCACCAAGTACGAGCAGACCGCCCAGACCCTCGCCACCCAGTTGGTCTCCGGCGAACAGTCGATGGAGGATCTCAAGACCCTGCACGACCAGTCGCTGGCCGCCGCCGCCCAGGCCCGTCAGGCGGTGGAGAACAACCAGATGATCCTGCAGCAGAAGCTCGCCGAGCGCACCAAGCTGCTCAGCCAGCTGGAGCAGGCCAAGATGCAGGAGACCGTGGCCGCGTCGCTGGAGTCGATGTCGGCGCTTGCCGCGCCGAAGAACACCCCCTCGCTCGACGAGGTCCGGGACAAGATCGAGCAGCGGTACGCCACCGCCATGGGCCGGGCCGAACTGGCCGGCAACTCGGTCGAGGGCCGGATGCTCGAGGTCCAGAAGTCGTCGCTCGACCTGGCCGGCAACTCCCGACTCGAACAGATCCGGGCGAGCATGGCCGGAGAGAAGCTCGCCGGACAGGACACGTCTCCCGCGGTGGGCTCCACCGCGCCGACGGCCGACACCGCGAGCGTGGCACGGCTCGATCAACTGCGTGCGTCGATGGCCCAGGAGAAGAACACCGGGGACGCCAGCGCCGCCAGCTGA
- a CDS encoding helix-turn-helix transcriptional regulator, protein MVLLRRVIGDALRARRQGQRRTLREVSTAANVSLGYLSEIERGQKEASSELLASICDALGAQLSELLRDVSRTVESAERMQGLLVAVPGQPVDPEHRVVPHPVTEPADAASDPRRTSDPRRTSDEPARSALDSRRDGAERGESTVHQVTSDGGVTVSVRHDSPLKATLRTTRRVTNAGGRDRDVIYAA, encoded by the coding sequence ATGGTCCTGCTTCGCCGCGTCATCGGTGACGCGCTGCGTGCCCGCCGGCAGGGGCAACGCCGGACCCTGCGGGAGGTCTCCACCGCAGCCAACGTGAGCCTCGGATACCTCTCCGAGATCGAGCGCGGCCAGAAGGAGGCCTCCAGCGAGTTGCTGGCCTCGATCTGTGACGCGCTGGGCGCCCAGTTGTCCGAGTTGCTGCGGGACGTCAGCCGTACGGTGGAGTCCGCCGAGCGGATGCAGGGCCTGTTGGTCGCGGTCCCCGGACAACCGGTCGACCCGGAACACCGAGTGGTGCCGCACCCCGTCACCGAGCCCGCCGACGCCGCGAGCGATCCCCGGCGTACGAGCGATCCCCGGCGTACGAGCGATGAACCGGCGCGGTCGGCGCTCGACTCTCGTCGAGACGGTGCCGAGCGGGGCGAGTCGACGGTGCACCAGGTGACCTCCGACGGCGGTGTCACCGTCTCGGTCCGCCACGACTCGCCGCTCAAGGCCACCTTGCGGACCACCCGTCGGGTGACCAACGCCGGTGGGCGTGACCGCGACGTCATCTACGCCGCGTGA
- a CDS encoding CinA family protein, protein MAQDHDPGPTHETPLPAPDGERSAADLRIDRPNSGSPAASVVHVLADRGETLAVVESLTGGLLAAALVDVAGASQVFRGGLVVYATELKASLADVPPDLLAERGPVDPDVATAMAVGGRRRCGADWALATTGVAGPQPQGGAPVGRVYVAVAGPAGTEVQRLDLSGGRDAIRATSVTAALRLLTLRARATAGAG, encoded by the coding sequence ATGGCGCAAGATCATGACCCAGGTCCAACCCATGAAACGCCGCTGCCAGCACCGGACGGCGAGCGATCCGCCGCCGATCTCCGTATCGACCGGCCCAACTCGGGCAGCCCGGCGGCCTCCGTGGTCCATGTCCTCGCCGACCGCGGCGAGACTCTCGCCGTGGTCGAGTCGCTCACCGGCGGTTTGCTGGCGGCCGCCCTGGTCGACGTCGCCGGCGCGAGTCAGGTGTTCCGTGGCGGCCTGGTGGTCTACGCCACCGAGCTCAAGGCGTCACTGGCCGACGTCCCGCCGGACCTGCTGGCCGAACGCGGACCGGTCGATCCGGACGTGGCGACCGCCATGGCGGTCGGGGGACGCCGCCGATGCGGCGCCGACTGGGCCCTGGCCACCACCGGTGTCGCGGGCCCGCAGCCGCAGGGGGGAGCACCGGTCGGCCGGGTGTACGTCGCCGTCGCCGGTCCGGCCGGCACCGAGGTCCAGCGGCTCGATCTGAGCGGCGGACGGGACGCGATCCGGGCGACCAGCGTCACGGCGGCCCTACGACTACTCACCCTGCGGGCGCGGGCGACGGCCGGAGCCGGCTGA
- the pgsA gene encoding CDP-diacylglycerol--glycerol-3-phosphate 3-phosphatidyltransferase: protein MVMVPVFVVFVLLSQMTHPGWRIAACVTFALASATDLVDGWIARRYAMVTSFGKVADPIADKALTGTALVLLSWYDVLPWWVTAVILVREFGITAIRFWVMRHGVIAASRGGKAKTLLQVLAIVWYLWPFPPLLAVVGPWIMGAAVAVTVATGLDYVVRALRLRRRAGSGSG from the coding sequence ATGGTGATGGTGCCGGTCTTCGTGGTGTTCGTGCTGTTGTCGCAGATGACGCATCCGGGCTGGCGGATCGCCGCCTGCGTCACGTTCGCGCTCGCCTCGGCGACCGATCTGGTCGACGGCTGGATCGCTCGCCGTTACGCCATGGTCACCTCGTTCGGCAAGGTGGCCGACCCGATCGCGGACAAGGCGCTGACCGGCACGGCGCTGGTGCTGCTCTCCTGGTACGACGTGCTGCCCTGGTGGGTGACGGCGGTGATCCTGGTCCGGGAGTTCGGCATCACCGCGATCCGGTTCTGGGTGATGCGCCACGGCGTGATCGCCGCCAGCCGTGGCGGCAAAGCCAAGACGTTGCTGCAGGTCCTGGCGATCGTGTGGTACCTGTGGCCGTTTCCGCCGCTGCTCGCCGTCGTCGGCCCGTGGATCATGGGGGCGGCGGTGGCGGTCACTGTGGCCACCGGTCTCGACTACGTCGTGCGGGCGCTGCGGCTACGTCGTCGGGCCGGGTCGGGGAGCGGCTGA
- the rimO gene encoding 30S ribosomal protein S12 methylthiotransferase RimO has translation MPTPPPPPDRRVALLTLGCARNEVDSEELAARLDADGWQVSTDAEGADVVLVNTCGFVEKAKQDSVQTLLAAADTGAKVVATGCMAERYGRELADHLPEAQAVLGFDDYPDISDRLSAVLAGERLTAHTPQDRRKLLPLTPVARQERSVVVPGHAIVDERTPAHLRAVLRRRLDDGPVASLKLASGCDRRCAFCAIPAFRGAFVSRTPDELLAEAEWLAGTGVRELVLVSENSTSYGKDLGDPRLLEKLLPQLAAIDGLVRVRVSYLQPAETRPGLIEAIATTEKVAPYFDLSFQHASEPVLRRMRRFGSTERFLELLAAARALAPEAGARSNFIVGFPGETRGDVDELVRFLTAARLDAIGVFDYSDEDGTEAAGLPGKVRPATIKRRYDRLSALADELCAQRAEERLGSSVEVLVDAVDDAGVVEGRAAHQAPEVDGSTTLVSGAAPGGSVDPRGLRPGDLVRATVTGTEGVDLIAVPVELLSSASGPASSPTALSAGVR, from the coding sequence GTGCCCACCCCACCCCCGCCGCCCGATCGCCGGGTCGCGCTGCTCACCCTCGGCTGTGCCCGTAACGAGGTCGACTCGGAGGAGTTGGCGGCCCGCTTGGACGCCGACGGCTGGCAGGTGAGCACCGATGCCGAAGGCGCCGACGTCGTCCTGGTCAACACCTGCGGCTTCGTCGAAAAGGCCAAACAGGATTCGGTACAGACGTTGCTGGCCGCCGCCGACACCGGCGCCAAGGTGGTCGCCACCGGCTGCATGGCCGAGCGGTACGGCCGTGAGCTGGCCGACCACCTGCCGGAAGCCCAGGCCGTGCTCGGCTTCGACGACTATCCCGACATCTCGGATCGGTTGTCCGCGGTGTTGGCGGGGGAGCGACTCACGGCGCACACCCCGCAGGACCGCCGCAAGCTGCTGCCGTTGACTCCGGTCGCCCGGCAGGAGCGCTCGGTGGTGGTACCGGGCCACGCGATCGTCGACGAGCGCACGCCGGCCCATCTGCGGGCGGTGCTCCGCCGTCGCCTCGACGACGGCCCGGTGGCCTCGCTCAAACTGGCCAGCGGATGTGACCGCCGGTGCGCGTTCTGCGCCATCCCGGCGTTTCGCGGGGCGTTCGTCTCGCGTACCCCGGACGAGCTTCTCGCCGAAGCCGAGTGGCTGGCCGGCACCGGCGTCCGCGAGTTGGTCCTGGTGAGCGAGAACTCCACCTCGTACGGCAAGGATCTCGGCGACCCGCGACTGCTGGAGAAGCTGCTGCCGCAGCTCGCCGCGATCGACGGCCTGGTGCGCGTTCGGGTGAGCTACCTGCAGCCGGCGGAGACCCGCCCCGGCCTGATCGAGGCGATCGCCACCACCGAGAAGGTCGCGCCGTACTTCGACCTGTCGTTCCAGCACGCCAGCGAGCCGGTGTTGCGCCGGATGCGCCGGTTCGGTTCGACCGAGCGGTTCCTCGAGCTGCTCGCCGCCGCCCGGGCGTTGGCCCCCGAGGCCGGGGCGCGGAGCAACTTCATCGTCGGCTTCCCCGGCGAGACCCGCGGCGACGTCGACGAACTGGTCCGCTTCCTGACGGCCGCCCGGCTGGACGCGATCGGGGTGTTCGACTACAGCGACGAGGACGGTACCGAAGCGGCGGGACTGCCGGGCAAGGTCCGGCCCGCCACCATCAAACGCCGGTACGACCGGCTCAGCGCCCTGGCCGACGAACTGTGCGCCCAGCGCGCCGAGGAACGGCTCGGCAGCAGCGTGGAGGTACTGGTCGACGCGGTGGACGACGCCGGCGTGGTCGAGGGCCGCGCCGCCCACCAGGCTCCCGAGGTGGACGGATCGACCACCCTGGTCTCCGGGGCGGCACCCGGTGGCTCGGTCGACCCGCGTGGTCTGCGCCCCGGTGACCTGGTCCGGGCCACGGTCACCGGCACCGAGGGCGTGGACCTGATCGCGGTCCCCGTCGAACTGCTGTCTTCAGCGTCCGGCCCGGCGTCTTCTCCGACGGCGCTCTCCGCCGGGGTCAGGTGA
- a CDS encoding DNA translocase FtsK: MAGRTSQASRRRGGSTTRGATTSRARQPVRKRPAARRRPARTSPAVLVGRAIGASWMGLASGVGWAVRAAGRRAATARELGPEHRRDGAGLFVLGLAILTAMAVWFAAAGPFGARIADTLRLFLGAISVAVPLLLLIGAVRLMREPPGEPEPRGRGLVGWSAMLVGTAGLLHVGQRPTDDVQRDFAGGLIGLGVGEVLHRTVSYWVGVPLLILLLIFGLLVVTATPINKIPERLGLLAGVITGRPGDGDDSGRADDPDADAAGSDDADSDQPRRRPARRRQASRTADVAPAPASGDADVGLDGLLDLQETMELAGKPGRPVPAKVPSSRKPPEPPEHSPVPTRAEQLAITGLAGDYSLPPAKLLRTGPPAKTRSKANDEVIAALQGVFEQFDVDAAVTGFTRGPTVTRYEVELGHGVKVERITQLSRNIAYAVKSPDVRILSPIPGKSAVGVEIPNTDREDVALGDVLRSRAAGADHHPMLVALGKDIEGGYVVANLAKMPHILIAGATGAGKSSCLNSLLISILTRATPDEVRLLLIDPKRVEMTGYEGIPHLVTPIVTNPKKAAESLDWVVREMDMRYDDLAANGVRHIDDYNRKVRAGEITAPPGSEREIRPYPYLLVIVDELADLMMVAPRDVEDSVVRITQLARAAGIHLVLATQRPSVDVVTGLIKANVPSRLAFATSSLSDSRVILDQPGAEKLIGRGDGLFLPMGASKPLRIQGAWVSEKEIDDIVSFCKKQREPEFRPDVLTTAQDNKKKIDEDIGDDLDLLVQAIELVVTSQFGSTSMLQRKLRVGFAKAGRLMDLMETRGIVGPSEGSKARDVLVKPDELADALASLRGAEAS; the protein is encoded by the coding sequence ATGGCGGGCCGGACCTCTCAGGCGAGTCGGCGGCGTGGCGGGTCGACGACCCGGGGCGCCACGACGAGTCGTGCCCGGCAACCGGTCCGTAAGCGGCCGGCGGCGCGTCGGCGTCCGGCCCGCACCTCCCCGGCCGTACTGGTCGGTCGGGCGATCGGGGCCTCCTGGATGGGGCTGGCCTCCGGCGTGGGATGGGCGGTACGCGCTGCCGGTCGTCGGGCGGCGACCGCCCGGGAGCTGGGTCCGGAGCACCGCCGTGACGGTGCCGGCCTGTTCGTGCTCGGGCTGGCGATCCTCACCGCGATGGCGGTCTGGTTCGCGGCGGCCGGCCCGTTCGGTGCCCGCATCGCCGACACCCTGCGCCTGTTCCTCGGGGCGATCTCCGTCGCCGTGCCGCTGTTGCTGCTGATCGGCGCGGTGCGGTTGATGCGCGAGCCGCCCGGCGAACCGGAGCCACGCGGGCGGGGCCTGGTCGGCTGGTCGGCGATGCTGGTCGGCACGGCCGGCCTGCTGCACGTCGGGCAGCGCCCCACCGACGACGTGCAGCGTGACTTCGCCGGCGGGCTGATCGGCCTCGGCGTCGGCGAGGTGTTGCACCGTACGGTCAGCTACTGGGTCGGCGTACCGCTGCTGATCCTGTTGTTGATCTTCGGTCTGCTGGTGGTGACCGCCACTCCGATCAACAAGATCCCGGAACGGCTGGGGCTGCTCGCCGGGGTGATCACCGGCCGGCCGGGCGACGGCGACGACAGCGGGCGTGCCGACGACCCGGACGCCGACGCGGCCGGCTCCGACGACGCCGACTCCGACCAGCCGCGCCGCCGCCCGGCGCGGCGCCGGCAGGCCAGCCGTACGGCCGACGTGGCACCGGCACCGGCCAGCGGGGACGCCGACGTGGGCCTGGACGGCCTGCTCGACCTGCAGGAGACCATGGAGCTGGCGGGCAAGCCGGGTCGGCCGGTGCCGGCCAAGGTGCCGTCCAGCCGCAAGCCCCCCGAACCGCCGGAACACTCGCCGGTGCCGACCCGGGCGGAGCAGTTGGCCATCACCGGGCTGGCCGGGGACTACTCCCTGCCGCCTGCCAAGTTGCTGCGCACCGGCCCGCCCGCCAAGACCCGCAGCAAGGCCAACGACGAGGTGATCGCCGCCCTGCAGGGGGTGTTCGAACAGTTCGACGTGGACGCGGCGGTCACCGGGTTCACCCGAGGTCCGACGGTAACCCGCTACGAGGTCGAACTCGGCCACGGGGTGAAGGTCGAGCGGATCACCCAGCTGTCGCGCAACATCGCGTACGCGGTGAAGTCTCCCGACGTCCGGATCCTCAGCCCGATCCCGGGCAAGAGCGCGGTGGGCGTGGAGATTCCGAACACCGACCGGGAGGACGTCGCTCTCGGTGACGTGTTGCGCTCCCGGGCGGCCGGTGCCGACCACCATCCGATGCTGGTCGCCCTCGGCAAGGACATCGAGGGCGGCTACGTGGTGGCCAACCTGGCCAAGATGCCGCACATCCTGATCGCCGGGGCCACCGGTGCCGGCAAGTCCTCCTGCCTGAACTCGCTGCTGATCTCGATCCTGACCCGGGCCACCCCGGACGAGGTGCGGCTGCTGCTGATCGACCCGAAACGGGTCGAGATGACCGGCTACGAAGGCATCCCGCACCTGGTCACCCCGATCGTCACCAACCCCAAGAAGGCGGCCGAGTCGCTGGACTGGGTGGTCCGCGAGATGGACATGCGCTACGACGACCTGGCCGCCAACGGGGTACGCCACATCGACGACTACAACCGTAAGGTCCGGGCTGGCGAGATCACGGCACCGCCGGGCAGCGAGCGGGAGATCCGGCCGTACCCGTACCTGCTGGTGATCGTCGACGAGTTGGCCGACCTGATGATGGTCGCGCCGCGCGACGTCGAGGACTCGGTGGTCCGGATCACCCAGCTGGCCCGGGCCGCCGGGATCCACCTGGTGCTGGCGACCCAGCGGCCCTCGGTCGACGTGGTCACCGGCCTGATCAAGGCCAACGTGCCGTCCCGGCTGGCGTTCGCGACGTCGTCGCTGTCCGACTCGCGGGTCATCCTCGACCAGCCGGGCGCGGAGAAGCTGATCGGCCGGGGCGACGGATTGTTCCTGCCGATGGGGGCGTCCAAACCGTTGCGGATTCAGGGCGCCTGGGTGAGCGAGAAGGAGATCGACGACATCGTCTCCTTCTGCAAGAAGCAGCGGGAGCCGGAGTTCCGCCCGGACGTGCTGACCACCGCCCAGGACAACAAGAAGAAGATCGACGAGGACATCGGCGACGACCTCGACCTGTTGGTGCAGGCGATCGAGCTGGTGGTGACCTCGCAGTTCGGGTCGACGTCGATGCTGCAGCGCAAACTGCGGGTCGGTTTCGCCAAGGCCGGCCGGTTGATGGACCTGATGGAGACCAGGGGGATCGTCGGGCCGTCCGAAGGCTCGAAGGCCCGCGACGTTCTCGTCAAACCGGACGAACTGGCTGACGCCCTGGCCAGCCTGCGTGGTGCCGAGGCCAGTTGA
- a CDS encoding YbjN domain-containing protein — protein MQLLRPLTIDLIAEALEARGYQYQTDPDGDLVGRWNDNVIFFSRLGPAGELLRVRTIAAVQFTIDDVPTLYAFCNAWNHDRLWPKTFVHVNDDGSVRVCGEVIADLERGVTPAQLDQLVSCGISTGCQFSDAAAELAP, from the coding sequence ATGCAGTTGCTCCGGCCACTGACCATCGACCTGATCGCCGAGGCGCTCGAAGCACGGGGTTACCAGTATCAGACCGATCCCGACGGCGACCTGGTCGGACGGTGGAACGACAACGTGATCTTCTTCTCCCGGTTGGGCCCCGCCGGTGAACTGCTGCGGGTACGCACCATCGCGGCCGTCCAGTTCACCATCGACGACGTGCCCACCCTGTACGCGTTCTGCAACGCGTGGAACCACGACCGGCTCTGGCCCAAGACGTTCGTCCACGTCAACGACGACGGCAGCGTCCGGGTCTGTGGCGAGGTCATCGCCGACCTCGAACGGGGCGTCACCCCGGCGCAGCTCGACCAGCTGGTCAGCTGCGGCATCTCCACCGGCTGCCAGTTCTCCGACGCCGCGGCCGAGTTGGCGCCGTGA
- a CDS encoding HSP90 family protein, producing the protein MEHRFQVDLRGIVDLLSHHLYASPRVFARELVQNATDAITARREFEPGWSTAGVRIEPLVDGGLRVHDDGIGLTDTEVHTFLASVGRTSKRDELGFARQDFLGQFGIGLLSCFMVADAVEVVSRSARGGPAVRWTGYADGRYTTTVDDTARDEIGTTVTLRPRSDTTHWLTADQVRDLVRGYAHLLDVPVLLTRPDAEPVALTEPRAPWEVAHDDPEVRRDALLDYGATVLGARPMDVIDLRVPEAGLVGVGFVLPSASTVGQGGHRVYLKRMLLSDDASKLLPEWAFFVRCVVDTSVLRPTASREALYEDDLLSTVRQSLGEQIRGWLLDLSVSRPDRLAAFLRVHHLGVKALAVRDDEMLRLVDAWLPFETSRGMMPLRTFRQHLAMIRYVETVDEFRSLAAIASAAGTPIVNAGYAYDAEILQRLPRLDPTIRARRLDPGELAARLETLSPGQLASAAGFLATARAVLAELDCVPQLRQFDPVTVPALYVVGQAAREQDSVRRGREGSDELWSDVLSAFDDVDVDHRPELVFNWRHPLVRRLAGHQPGPALRHAVEALYGQALLAGHHPLRAVDSAALNRSFLALLDRAFSDPPVTGPGTPEESR; encoded by the coding sequence ATGGAACACCGGTTCCAGGTCGACCTGCGCGGCATCGTCGACCTGCTCAGCCACCACCTGTACGCCAGCCCACGGGTCTTCGCCCGGGAACTGGTGCAGAACGCCACCGACGCGATCACCGCGCGCCGGGAGTTCGAACCCGGGTGGTCCACGGCCGGGGTACGGATCGAGCCGCTGGTGGACGGCGGGCTGCGGGTGCACGACGACGGCATCGGGTTGACCGACACCGAGGTACACACGTTCCTGGCCAGCGTCGGGCGCACGTCCAAGCGCGACGAGCTGGGCTTCGCCCGGCAGGATTTCCTCGGCCAGTTCGGCATCGGCCTGCTCTCCTGCTTCATGGTCGCCGACGCCGTGGAGGTGGTCTCCCGCTCCGCGCGCGGCGGCCCGGCGGTGCGCTGGACCGGCTACGCCGACGGGCGCTACACGACCACGGTGGACGACACCGCCCGGGACGAGATCGGCACCACGGTCACCCTGCGGCCCCGGTCCGACACCACACACTGGCTGACCGCCGACCAGGTCCGCGACCTTGTTCGTGGCTACGCCCACCTGCTCGACGTACCGGTGCTGCTGACCCGGCCCGACGCGGAGCCGGTCGCGCTGACCGAACCCCGCGCGCCGTGGGAGGTCGCGCACGACGACCCCGAGGTACGCCGGGACGCCCTGCTCGACTACGGCGCGACAGTGCTCGGCGCCCGTCCGATGGACGTCATCGACCTGCGGGTGCCGGAGGCCGGACTGGTCGGCGTGGGCTTCGTGCTGCCCTCCGCGTCCACCGTCGGTCAGGGCGGGCACCGGGTCTACCTCAAACGGATGCTGCTCAGCGACGACGCCAGCAAACTGCTGCCCGAGTGGGCGTTCTTCGTCCGCTGCGTCGTCGACACCTCGGTGCTGCGCCCGACCGCCAGCCGCGAGGCCCTCTACGAGGACGACCTGCTCAGCACCGTCCGGCAGAGCCTCGGCGAGCAGATCCGGGGCTGGCTGCTCGACCTGTCGGTCAGCCGGCCGGATCGGCTGGCCGCCTTCCTGCGGGTGCATCACCTCGGAGTCAAGGCATTGGCCGTCCGCGACGACGAGATGCTCCGGCTCGTCGACGCGTGGCTGCCCTTCGAGACCAGCCGGGGGATGATGCCGCTGCGCACCTTCCGTCAGCACCTGGCGATGATCCGGTACGTGGAGACGGTCGACGAATTCCGTTCGCTGGCCGCCATCGCCTCCGCCGCCGGAACGCCGATCGTCAACGCCGGTTACGCCTACGACGCCGAGATTTTGCAGCGGCTGCCCCGGCTGGACCCGACGATCCGGGCCCGCCGGCTCGACCCCGGTGAGCTCGCCGCCCGGCTGGAGACCCTCTCCCCCGGCCAACTCGCCAGCGCCGCCGGGTTCCTGGCGACCGCCCGCGCGGTGCTGGCCGAGTTGGACTGTGTGCCGCAACTGCGTCAGTTCGACCCGGTGACCGTACCGGCGCTGTACGTCGTCGGTCAGGCCGCGCGCGAGCAGGACAGCGTACGGCGCGGGCGGGAAGGTTCCGACGAGTTGTGGTCCGACGTGCTGTCGGCGTTCGACGACGTCGACGTCGACCACCGTCCCGAACTGGTGTTCAACTGGCGGCACCCGCTGGTGCGCCGGCTCGCCGGCCACCAGCCGGGCCCGGCCCTGCGCCACGCCGTGGAGGCCCTGTACGGCCAGGCCCTGCTGGCCGGGCACCATCCACTGCGGGCGGTGGACAGCGCCGCCCTCAACCGATCCTTCCTGGCCCTGCTGGACCGGGCGTTCAGCGATCCCCCGGTGACCGGACCGGGCACCCCCGAGGAGTCCCGATGA